From the genome of Streptomyces sp. S4.7:
CGCCGAGACGGCGGCGCTGTCCGGCCGTGAGTACGCGGGGAAGGCGTACCACTCGGTGAGCGACAAGGTCGGGGACAAGGTCCCGGGGTCCGTCGCCGACCGGGTCCGGTCGCTGCGCTCGCGGAACGGCAACGGCGAGGACGACTGGGGAACCACCAACACCTGACCCGCTCGACGGCGGTGTGGCGGCGGTTCCCGGGCACCGGACGGTCCCGGGAACCGCCGCCGCCCCGCGCGTGCGGCAGAATCGTGGCATGGGAATAGTCGCCGGGTTGGACAGTTCGTCGGGCTCCACACGCATCGTCGTGTGTGACGCGGACACGGGTGCCGTGCTGCGGCAGGGATATGCCGTACATCCCGTCGAGCCCAAGGCCACCGAGGTCGATCCGCAGGCCTGGCTGCTGTCGCTCGGTGAGGCCGCGGGCGGCGGGGTGCTGGAGGGCGTACAGGCCATCGGCGTCTCCGCGCAGCAGCACGGGCTCGTGCCGCTGGACCAGTCGGGCAATCTCGTACGACCCGCGCTGCTCGGCAACGACAAGCGCGCGCAGGTCGCCGCCGCCGATCTGATCGACGCGCTCGGCGGGCGGCAGGCCTGGGCGGAGGCTGTCGGGTCGGTGCCGCAGTCCGGTCAGCCCCTGGCGAAGCTGCGCTGGCTGGCGCGGAACGAGCCGGACGCGGCGCGGCGTACGGCGATGGTCCTCCAGCCGCACGACTGGCTGGTGTGGCAGTTGCTCGGCCGGCCCGCCCGGCGGACGACGGACCGGGGCGCGGCGTCCGGTTCCGGCTTCTGGTCGGCCCGCACCGGCGAGTACCGGCCGGATCTGATGGAGCTCGCGCTGGGCCACCAGGCGGCGCTGCCGGAGGTGCTCGGCCCGGCCGAGGCCGCCGGGACCACCCCCGAGGGCCTGCTGATCTCCGCCGGTACGGGCGAGACCATGGCCGCCGCTTTCGGGCTCGGTGTCGGAATCGGGGACGCGGTGGTGTCGCTGGGCGCCTCCGGGTCGGTGATGACCGTGCACCACGAGGCACTGGCGGACCCCACCGGGATGATCACGTCGTTCGCCGACGC
Proteins encoded in this window:
- a CDS encoding YtxH domain-containing protein, encoding MRRLTFIAGLAVGYVLGTRAGRERYEQLKKSASRISQNPAVRNAAETAALSGREYAGKAYHSVSDKVGDKVPGSVADRVRSLRSRNGNGEDDWGTTNT
- a CDS encoding FGGY family carbohydrate kinase, with the protein product MGIVAGLDSSSGSTRIVVCDADTGAVLRQGYAVHPVEPKATEVDPQAWLLSLGEAAGGGVLEGVQAIGVSAQQHGLVPLDQSGNLVRPALLGNDKRAQVAAADLIDALGGRQAWAEAVGSVPQSGQPLAKLRWLARNEPDAARRTAMVLQPHDWLVWQLLGRPARRTTDRGAASGSGFWSARTGEYRPDLMELALGHQAALPEVLGPAEAAGTTPEGLLISAGTGETMAAAFGLGVGIGDAVVSLGASGSVMTVHHEALADPTGMITSFADATGMHLPVVHTLNAVRALRGTAELLGTEDLDELSALALKSTPGASGLVFLPYLEGEKTPHLPHTAGTLTGLRRESMKPEHLARAAFEGMLCSLADAMDVVRGRGVEVRRVFLLGAAAGLPAVQAAAPGIFGAQVVVPEPAEYAALGAARQAAWALGVSKNTLSPHSPPDWRGAAVQVFEPGEEAAVGAAVRQQYTSARDHIHPGAFSAAPGA